A genomic window from Flavobacterium azooxidireducens includes:
- the thiL gene encoding thiamine-phosphate kinase, translating to MLEEKSPQRTSIAQLGEFGLIDHLTKHFDINQPSTIKGIGDDAAVLDFKDKKTVVTTDLLVEGVHFDLAYMPLKHLGYKAVVANVSDICAMNAKPTQITISIAVSNRFPLEALEDLFAGITHASKEYNVDVIGGDTTSSQKGLIISITALGEANAEDIVYRSGAKENDLLVVTGDIGAAYMGLQVLEREKQVFQVNPNNQPDLDNYTYLIERQLKPEARKDIKDLLEKLEVKPTSMIDISDGLSSEVMHLCKQSNVGCTIYEEKLPLDPQLISVCEEFNIDSTTVAINGGEDYELLFTIAIEDFDKIKANPNLTVIGHMNKETEGKHLVTRANQKIELKARGWNALEE from the coding sequence ATGTTAGAAGAAAAATCACCTCAACGCACTTCCATCGCTCAATTGGGCGAATTCGGTTTAATCGACCATTTAACCAAACATTTTGACATCAACCAACCTTCCACTATAAAAGGAATTGGCGACGATGCTGCAGTATTGGATTTCAAGGATAAAAAAACCGTCGTTACAACCGATTTGTTAGTCGAAGGCGTGCATTTTGATTTGGCCTATATGCCTTTAAAACATTTAGGTTACAAAGCCGTGGTGGCGAACGTTTCCGACATTTGTGCGATGAATGCCAAACCCACGCAAATAACCATTTCCATTGCAGTTTCTAACCGATTTCCGCTCGAAGCGTTAGAAGATTTATTTGCCGGAATTACACACGCTTCTAAAGAATATAATGTGGATGTTATTGGTGGCGATACCACTTCTTCTCAAAAAGGATTAATCATTTCCATCACCGCTTTGGGCGAAGCCAATGCAGAAGATATTGTGTACCGAAGTGGAGCAAAAGAAAACGATTTGCTTGTGGTAACCGGCGACATCGGTGCGGCTTATATGGGTTTACAAGTGCTTGAACGCGAAAAACAAGTGTTCCAAGTCAACCCCAACAACCAACCGGATTTAGACAATTATACGTACCTAATCGAACGTCAACTGAAACCCGAAGCCAGAAAAGACATCAAAGACTTACTCGAAAAACTCGAAGTAAAACCCACTTCCATGATTGATATTTCCGATGGTTTATCCTCCGAAGTCATGCATCTCTGCAAGCAATCCAACGTAGGTTGCACGATTTACGAAGAGAAATTACCGCTCGATCCGCAACTCATCTCCGTTTGCGAAGAATTCAACATCGACAGCACAACAGTAGCCATCAACGGCGGCGAAGATTACGAACTACTTTTCACCATCGCTATCGAAGATTTCGACAAAATCAAAGCCAATCCCAACCTCACCGTCATCGGTCACATGAATAAAGAAACCGAGGGCAAACATTTGGTCACGCGAGCCAATCAAAAAATAGAACTCAAAGCCAGAGGCTGGAATGCATTAGAAGAATAA
- a CDS encoding response regulator transcription factor produces MSKNYQIVIVDDHPFIIEAYKNALKSYSANSFEYTTTQANNCKMAYETITTATQAFDIAFLDISMPPYEEKNIMSGEDLAKLLRKLMPDCKIILLTMHTELIKINTIIKEINPNGLIIKNDLTFDELLNAFNKILNNDNYYSQTVVKFVSQSQYENLQVDEFDKQILYHLSKGIKTKDIPSYVPLSLSAIEKRKLNLKEILHVKGSSDIELITEAKNKGLI; encoded by the coding sequence ATGTCAAAAAACTACCAAATCGTTATTGTTGATGATCACCCATTTATCATCGAGGCCTATAAAAATGCGTTAAAGAGTTACAGTGCAAATTCATTTGAATATACTACTACACAAGCAAACAATTGTAAGATGGCTTATGAAACCATCACCACAGCAACGCAAGCATTTGATATTGCGTTTTTAGACATCAGTATGCCACCTTATGAAGAAAAAAACATCATGTCGGGTGAAGATTTGGCAAAATTACTTCGTAAACTAATGCCGGACTGCAAGATTATTTTGCTTACGATGCACACCGAATTAATCAAAATAAATACCATTATTAAAGAAATTAACCCAAACGGACTAATTATTAAAAATGATTTAACCTTTGATGAATTGCTTAATGCGTTTAATAAAATTTTAAACAACGATAATTACTACAGTCAAACAGTTGTGAAGTTTGTGAGCCAATCGCAATATGAAAATTTACAAGTAGATGAGTTTGATAAACAAATTTTATATCATTTGTCAAAAGGCATAAAAACCAAAGATATTCCGAGTTATGTGCCACTTTCGTTGAGTGCTATTGAGAAGCGAAAGCTCAATTTAAAAGAGATTCTTCACGTCAAGGGAAGTAGTGATATCGAACTGATTACGGAAGCAAAAAACAAAGGGTTGATTTAG
- a CDS encoding ATP-binding protein: MKRFYLLFFILLLIACTDFSSNKEINSATQDSITLYLERANDYVMPKPKALEYLYKAENLVKTLPKDSIYFTNKIYVGFIYYNLEKKEEFKKNSSELIEDAIQAKDSFYLARAYTYLGEYYAEKLIMDSAVINFQQAEKIYFGLNDNFSIGRLHIKIATAKYQARDFMGSEKSAVLALAHIRLEKNKLLEYEAYNILGLTCIKIKDYEKALEYFEKAYFIADSEELKTLGQYQSKAVTLNNIGLVNLQKENILVSLSYFNKALQEKNLYQEYPSLYSTVLDNKAKAKLKIGDFTNLPYEFYESLRIREELQLTPEIVNSKINLSEYYEKRGVLDSAQYFARDAYNLAKKTNILNLQLDAVDQLSKVEPENHSVYSKEYVKLADSLLQAERKVSEKFARIEYETDEFKRQKEQLAIQNRNIILFALLAVFIVVLLYIIRDQRSRNKYFRLREEQQKANEEIYSLMLSQQKKLDEVVIKEKQRIGQELHDGVLGRLFGARLNLDSLNRKGDELAIAGRDHYISELKFIEQDIREISHELSREKFALINNFVAILTNLFEEQKNLSENTDFKYIIDQAIKWDKVDNDLKINIYRIIQESLQNINKYAKAKNVSVNLLKDADNLHVSIIDDGIGFEVSKKSKGIGLQNISSRVATCKGTFEIKSKPGKGTTITIDLPFKK, translated from the coding sequence TTGAAAAGATTTTACTTATTATTTTTCATTTTACTTTTAATTGCATGTACTGATTTTTCATCAAACAAAGAAATCAACAGTGCAACTCAAGATAGTATTACGCTCTACCTAGAAAGAGCGAATGACTACGTGATGCCAAAACCTAAAGCTCTTGAGTACCTATATAAGGCTGAAAATTTAGTAAAAACTCTTCCAAAAGACTCTATTTATTTTACAAACAAAATATATGTTGGGTTTATTTATTATAACTTAGAAAAAAAAGAAGAATTTAAAAAAAATTCAAGTGAATTAATTGAAGATGCAATCCAAGCCAAAGATTCATTTTATCTTGCTAGAGCTTACACTTATTTAGGAGAATATTATGCTGAAAAGCTCATTATGGATAGTGCTGTTATTAATTTTCAACAAGCTGAAAAAATTTATTTTGGATTAAATGATAATTTTAGTATAGGTCGTTTGCATATTAAAATAGCGACAGCAAAATATCAAGCACGAGATTTTATGGGTAGTGAAAAATCTGCCGTTTTAGCATTAGCTCATATCCGTCTTGAAAAAAATAAATTATTAGAATATGAAGCTTATAATATTTTAGGTTTAACATGCATAAAAATAAAAGATTATGAAAAAGCCCTTGAATATTTTGAAAAAGCTTATTTTATTGCAGATTCAGAAGAACTCAAAACTTTAGGACAGTATCAATCTAAAGCAGTTACACTAAATAATATTGGGTTAGTCAATTTACAGAAAGAAAATATTTTAGTGTCTTTGTCATATTTTAACAAAGCTTTACAAGAGAAAAATCTTTATCAAGAATATCCTAGTTTGTATTCAACTGTATTAGACAATAAAGCAAAAGCAAAATTAAAAATAGGAGATTTTACTAATCTTCCTTACGAATTTTATGAATCTTTGCGAATTAGAGAAGAATTACAATTAACACCTGAAATTGTAAATAGTAAAATAAATTTATCTGAATACTACGAAAAAAGAGGTGTTTTAGATAGTGCACAATATTTTGCTCGTGATGCATATAACCTTGCAAAAAAAACTAACATTTTAAATTTACAATTAGATGCTGTTGATCAATTAAGTAAAGTTGAACCCGAAAATCATAGTGTTTATTCTAAGGAGTATGTTAAACTAGCAGATAGTTTATTACAAGCCGAGCGTAAAGTTTCCGAAAAGTTTGCCCGTATAGAATATGAAACGGACGAATTCAAAAGACAAAAAGAGCAATTAGCTATTCAAAACCGAAACATCATTCTGTTTGCATTATTAGCAGTTTTTATAGTCGTGCTCCTCTATATTATTCGTGATCAGCGAAGTAGGAATAAATACTTTCGATTGCGGGAAGAACAGCAAAAAGCCAATGAGGAAATCTATAGCCTCATGTTAAGTCAGCAGAAAAAGTTAGATGAGGTCGTTATCAAAGAAAAACAACGCATTGGTCAAGAATTACACGATGGGGTTTTAGGGCGTTTGTTTGGAGCAAGGCTAAATTTGGACAGTTTAAATAGAAAAGGAGATGAATTGGCCATCGCCGGAAGAGATCACTACATCTCTGAACTTAAGTTTATTGAACAAGATATTCGTGAAATCTCGCACGAACTGAGCCGCGAAAAATTTGCGTTAATCAATAATTTTGTGGCTATTTTAACCAATCTGTTTGAAGAACAAAAAAATCTATCAGAAAACACCGATTTCAAATACATTATTGACCAAGCCATAAAATGGGATAAGGTGGATAATGATTTAAAAATTAATATCTATCGAATAATTCAGGAGTCATTGCAAAACATTAATAAATATGCTAAGGCTAAGAATGTTTCGGTTAACTTACTAAAAGATGCGGATAACCTTCATGTATCAATAATTGATGACGGAATTGGTTTTGAAGTTTCTAAAAAGAGCAAAGGAATTGGCTTGCAAAATATTTCTTCGAGAGTGGCAACGTGCAAAGGAACTTTTGAGATTAAATCAAAACCAGGAAAAGGGACGACGATCACGATTGATTTGCCATTTAAAAAATAA